TCTTCTGTCATTTGTTCATCGAGCAAATTAATTGGACTTAAGTCCACTCCAACAAAACCAATCTtctaaaccgcacagcagctcaaacaCCACAGTTCGATCGTTCTACAAAACATGGACAATTATTTCACGCAACACCATCCATGGCTACCATGATACAACACCGATCACAATACATAACTATAGGGACCATTATCTAACTAGGAACACCCATTACACGCTATCACAAAACCAAGACTACCATCACAAAAGTTTGAGTGACCAACAACACAAGCAAGATCACAAGTGACCAATATCATAAGCAAAAAAAAACCAtcacaaaacacacacacaaatttAAAAATAGAAAAGTAGGGGGAAAATACGCATACCTCGCTGGTAAATGGAGAAAAAAATCACATTGCGTGaatgaaaataaaaagagaagaaaagaaatcatatgaatGAAGAAGAGAGCAAAAGGTATCGCAATTGAGAAAATATGAGAAAGACaacgtatgaaaatatttattgacaAATCATATTTAATtggaatatataattattttttatttcattttcaaaaaatacatTAATTAATTGAGCCTAAATAGCGATGAATGAATTTTTAATCAAAACAGAAATAATtgaccaaaataaatttttttaaggtGATTTGACCAAAATTCAGACTTAGATAATGTCATTTTTTAAACCCTATACAGCAATTTGGAATCATTATTAACATTTACTTTTCAGCAATGTTCTAAAAAGTGATAGACAGTAAGCGAGTGACTACCTGTCGTCTAGCACCTAGGTGGACGGCTACTTACCGCCTAGCATCTAGGCAAAGCCTATGTGTttttttaagcttaaatctcTTGAAATATTCATGAGTATTATGTTTTTtgtatgaaatatatatttttataaaatctaaaattataataataaattaataactttttatatctatattattatattattaagtttgagacacTTAGAGTAACTAATTTTTGATGTCATtgtctgttttaataattatatatataaacaaaatgTAAAAATTGTAATGAAAGTCACATGTAGCTCAGCGGATATAATTTTGTTTCCTAAATATCAATTTGTAAGTTCAATTTCTATTTTAtccttttattattttattttttatttattttttaaatttatatatcaaaattggaATGCATTCCTTCACTATTTCTTATACTTACATTTTAATcttcaatttaaatataaactaaatgaattataaaaaatattgtacaaGCACATAACGTGTGTGTCAACGAACTAATATCAATTAAGCTTTAAATTTTTTACTGAGATTAAGTTTTAAGCTTATATCTTGGTGGTTGATTAATTTGGAGGCACCAAAAAACGTCGTCTAACAAAAATTCGGGACGGTGGACGATCACACATTACCTCTGTCGTCAGCGGGGTTTTTGAACATTGCTTTTGAGCCAAATATGttaataattaacattaatttgACTTGGTCATTTCAACATAGGGGTGTCAAAATCAGACACGACCCACCAACATGACACGGCTCAACCCGAAAAAATCAGGTTTGGGTCTGGGATTTTCGGGTTTAGTCAGATCGAGTTGGACCCGATAGCTGACCCGAACAAAATGATTAAGTTAGGTTGGGTCCGGGTTGacccgaaaattttaatttttttaaaaaatattgtgtTAGAAATTTAATGTTCACAATCCTGATTTTGattttaacaaaacttgttgtttttttattaatgaTTATACCTAAGTGCATATGAAGCTGGAACTTATCAGGATTCAAACTGATCACTTATCAAGCCAAAACTGAAGTTATCGAGATGCAAAGTGAAAGCGCCAATTGATCCcccaaactgaatcagttcaactgatgtaTCAAATACCAGTTCAattgattgtccagctgataggaaGTTCAgtagaagaccttcagaagcccgtccagctgatgaagagcccaactgaccagttcaactgaagcagcGAAATCAGTTTAGCTGATGAGCCTACTGATTTCACCAAACCAgttcaagatcagttcaactgaccatttcagaacatcagttaggaatcgATCAGTTTGCAGAATACGATAAGCTCattcaatggaatccagctgtgccCACTGAGGAAAAATTATTGTACAATCAAAGGTACAATACTGGACATTGCAGCAAAGTTTAAAGACAAAATATTCCAGCATAGATGtcggaaaagtcgagacacgAATCTCAAAGAACACATTCAAGCTGCAACGGATACCATTATTGAGTCTCAATGAATGATCAGTTtttcgtctataaatagaagatcagtgaagaccaaTATAGCATGAGAAAAAGAAGAGTGTGGAAAAATAATAGAAAATGCACGCTtattgcatatcagcttacaagaagcattcggcccagagggaacacttcatcgtgttatcagcttagaatAGAAGCACagttccctcagtgtgtgagaacactttcgtgttgtaATAAAAGAATCAGTTctcttacacacacacacacaaacactgcACCACTCGAtatagtcttgcacaaagataataaacttgtgtatgtagtctttgacacacataCGTTAAATAAGTATTGGTTGGAAGGTGCTGTCTTCAGTCTAGtataggagttcagttaggcagttgAGTAAatcctaagctgagtgggtttgtacaaatcaattgtatatatcaaagtcttctagtggatatTACCTGagatggtagaaggggtgacgtaggagcagttgaagtctccgaacatccataaacatatattgtgtgtttaattatttaactactGTTTTCATACTCATTTGATCAGGTAGAGCATCCATCAGTTCGgttttcaccataactgaactgatatatgtcACAAATGATTCcttttattttcagttattcagttacacatgatataaaatatatcagtgtttcttaacgaatacttcgagtgttttccgcttgatttaatatcaaactcgatttaattcatcagtgtaaacattcttagaacacgagctattacacctcttggagaatattgtgtttgaagcacctcaaggtgcCTATCACACGATCTTTCATATTTcctacatttttatatattatatgtctgaaaaaatatttattatatatttatatcataaatttttataatttaatatttatttcaaatattttttattttttaaacaattgtttatttgatttaataaatatattttatttttctacaattagacattcaaatttaaatcatatatatgaggtagattttgttattatgtgtttaaattaaaatataatttttttaaaaaaataaaaatcgggTTGTTTCAGTTTCGGTTCGGGTTGAGAGTTTTCGAGTTGAGTAATTTTTGAATATTACTATTGCTCAACCTGACCCAACCCATAATTGACACTCATATCTCAAACGACAACTCAAAATAgctttctatttatttttttaattcatgTATCAAAATTGCAGTATAGTCTTtcattatttcttataattatattttaatcccTATTTAATTTAAACTTTTTTATGCTGAGATTATATCTTATCATCCTGGTGGTTGATTAATTTGGAGGCACCAAAAAACGTTGTCTAACTAAAAGTCTAGACGGTGGACGATCGTACACTACCGTTGTCGCCAGCAGGGACTTTTTTGAACACTGCTTTTGAGTCATGTGTATCAATAAAATTAGGACTCGGATCACCTCCAGTGGGGTAAGCATAACAACTGATGATGTGCTTATAtgacatttttttaattttttttaattcttcTTTTTTCCCCCCCACTTTTCTACCTCTCTTTTTCTCttcatttttctccattttttccTCTTTCACAAGCATTATTCACATAGTTTTATATGAAATAATACAAACATTTTAATTCTTTTatgttaaattaataattttgcaaTTCCGTCCACCTATCAACTTTCTCTTTGGTCATATCGAGAAATTTTTAGTGGTTGAAATCTTAAGTCAAAAAAATATCAATTCTTTTATGGTAAAAttgattttataatatttattcttataatGTAGGCACAATTTGATCATACTCACCATTCTCTTGAAAATCATGGATTTCAATAGAGATATATCCAATAATACGCTCGagtgattttttatttaaagaatAGCCGATTAACATTGTTGAAATGAAGTCTCAAAACGtatgaattatttatttttgttgaaaatgtggtgttgaattttagtttttgatattgcattatgaaaatgttctaaattttaatttaagcattaacatgttaatagttttatattgttaaaaattttgttcattgaaaaaaaaaatattcatcgAATTCGAAAAAAATGATACGAGTTTTCAcgtataaaattttaatatagtaATTGTTAATtgtataattattaatttaacataaaagaattaaaatatttatattattttatataaaactaTGTGAACAATGTTCCCAGAAGAGGGAAAAAATGGAAGAAAATAGAGataaaataaaagagaaaaagCGATGGGAAAATagagaaaaattaaaaaaaaaattaaaaaaatgccATGTAATGGTCATCTCAACGACAGCCCCAACCTCAGGAATTAAACCCCCGACAATCTGGTCACGCCTCTCTTCTCCCTCCGGCCGATTGCCGGCTCTGCTGAATCCACACTGCCATCCCGGAGACAACTATCAGTGATGCGGTCCACCGTCCGTTCATCAATTTCTTTTCTAACTGCCTTCCTATTCTTCATATCGGCGGCGCTCGCTTCTGAGTCTGATCACAAGGTACACACTGCATTTTTCCACTCTCAATTGAGCCGTGAAGtatataaattttgtttttcaGCTTCATTTTAGCTAATTCATTCATATTTGGATTAACTGCGCAATACATTAGTGGAATGGGTTAGATTTGTTTGAAGAACTCTGAATTTTGTTGTTCAATTATTACCATTGATTCTGGCTCGCTGAAGAGCTGCGGTTTTGCCTGGGACACTGCGTATTAGGAAATCAAGAATGTATGCCTCGTAACTTGGGGAAAATCTTAGTTTATTTACCAATTAATGATATATAGACGGGGTGGCATTTCTGGACATTGTATGGTTTATTATTGTAAAATTATACGTAACAAGaggattttctttctttcttttttctttgaaaaatatttattcaggAGTTTATGGGTTCATTTTGGGGGTATTGTTGAGCCACCTTATTGACGACAGTCACTGGATCATTGGTCGGCATGAGTGTCTTGTAGTTCCCAACCAATAATTTGAGGAAAGTACATTGAGAATGATTGCACGGTATTCATGATTTGGATTTATTTGTGCACTTGGTTCCCTTTTATGGACAATCCTGCATTTTCGCAAATCGACCGGTTTAAATCCTCTGTGGACTGCACATCTTTTGTCTAACTCTCTCTTCTTTTTTCATGCAGTATCAGCCCGATGACCCCTTAGTTCTTTGGGTAAATAAAGTAGGTCCATACAATAATCCTCAAGAAACATATAATTATTACAGCCTTCCATTTTGTCACCCATCAGGCAATGCTGCGCACAAATGGGGTGGGCTTGGAGAAGTATTGGGTGGAAATGAGCTTATTGACAGCCggattaatataaaatttcaaaGTATGTACGCGGATGTCCTGAACGCATCACAAATTCGGGTATTCAGGTGTTGTGTAGACAGTCAATAaagttttttattttcatttggcAGAGCCTGTGGATAAGACTACCATTTGTGAGATTGAACTTGATGAAGCACAAGCCACACAATTCAAAGATGCAATTGACAGGAATTACTGGTTTGAATTTTTCATGGGTAATTTGCTATCACCTATACTAGGATTGATTAATTTTAACTGTCAAATTCAATGTCATGTGCTAAATTTACTTCCACACGACAATTTTTATTTACAAGATATGGATTCTTGGTATTAGAACCTGTAGCGTTCTCTGCATCAGTGTCTATTGCACCTTTATCTGATGCTGGTGTCTCATCTCTTCCCTCATACTATGTTTTGTTGCTTGCAAATTATTGGTACAATCTGATAACAACGTATGGAGAGTAGTTAGGTTCCTTTAGTTTGTACTTGATGCAGCAGATATTACAAATTTTGGATCTTACATATTTCAGAGAGATGGATTATGTTCAAGGCATTGGGTGGTACATGGTTTCTTTACAGAATAATGTAGTTGTGACACGCTTTGAAACTTCTTTGCTTGCTGATTGTTGATCAAAATGAAACTTTGAATATTTAACTCATGACCAACACTGAACTAAACTGAGATCAACTCGCACTCATGAACATGGCCCAAGATTGACATTCCCCATTGTTTGAGTGCTTTTTCAGTTGCTTAATGCGTTTAAGCTGTTATGGTCCCGAGTTATGGATTGCATTATGATGTGGTTATTGGGCGACGGGGTGTTCTTGGGCCGTAATACCCCTAACATAAGTGTTTAGTTTCTAACAAGAGTTTGATATCAGCTATCTAATCCCATTATTGTTTTCTGTTTTTGCTGATGTGCTGACCACGAGTTCAGATGATTTGCCTTTATGGGGTAAGGTTTCCATGGACTCTGTACTCGATAAATTGTTTTCTGAACCATGCTAGTCCAATATTTCATCATCACTTGTTTTTTTACAGGATATGTTGGTGAGTTCCATTCCAAAAGAAAAGGTGATAATCAGCACACGCTCTACACGCATAAAAGCATTACCGTGAAGTACAACAAAAATCAAGTTTGTGGCTGCTTAAAATCTGTCTTgaaaattttcagattttttaagTGCTCCTCTAACTTTCTTTATCTTGTAGATTATTGAAGTCAACCTTACTCAGCAGAACCCAAAACCATTGGAAGTGGGAAGGACATTGGATATGACATATTCTGTGCAATGGATTCCAACAAATGTCTCTTTTGCTCGTCGTTTTGATGTCTACCTTGACCATCCCTTTTTTGAGCACCAGGTAGCATTGACATCCTGACTTGAATATtatctcaaataaataattttagtgTATGTTCATTTGCAAAAATAATGTAAATGGTCTGATCTAGGTAGTATTGAGCCTATTGACATTTTGACTTAGATATTATCTGGAGTGATGATTTCAGAGGCCATTTTATTTGAGAAAATAATGTAAATTTTGGTTTTATTTGCTTGTAGAATTTGCCACTTTCAGTAGTTCAGCCCATtcatttttactattttttataaCCACAACTATTAAGGTCCTAAAGTTTACACCACAAGTATTAGCATTTTCTTATGATCTCAACTATTTTCTTGCAGATACATTGGTTCTccatcttcaactccttcatgaTGGTTATGTTCCTTACTGGTCTAGTGTCAATGATATTGATGCGAACTTTACGAAATGATTATGCTAAATATGCCCGCGAGGATGATGATTTAGAAACTCTGGTAATATTCTTGGCGCTTCATCccatttatttgtttatttatttttaagtgATTGTTGATATCCTAGAACTCGACATCTTTAGGAAAGAGACGCCAGTGAAGAGTCTGGTTGGAAACTTGTTCATGGAGATGTATTTCGTACCCCTCTCAGTTTAGCTTTACTTTCCGCTCTTGTTGGCACTGGTGCACAACTAGCAATGCTGGTTTTACTTGTCATCTTATTTGCTATTGTGGGAATGCTTTACATTGGGTATGTTTCAAAATTTCCAATCTTGCATCTTACCCTATCCCCTTATCAAAAATTGATACCCTATCCCCTTctcaaaaaaattgattttaattgacGAAGTAGTGTTGTTTCCTATTCCTCAATTTTCTACAAGAACCTCTCTCCTGAGAGTTCTGATGAACTCAGGGCTGCTATTTCAATTGGCAGCctagatgatttattgattcgTTCTTTCTCTTTATGTGGAAACGTGTGTTAGCATTTGATTGTTTTCTCTGACATTTCTTTCTGTATGTTTCGATCAGGAGAGGAACAATAGTTACTACTTTTATAGTATGTTATGCCTTCACATCATTCATTTCAGGCTATGTCAGTGGTGGAATGTACTCGCGCCATGGTGGTATTTACAGCTTCCCTTGTTTCTTTGACCCTTTTTTTCACTTTACTTTTCTTTTATGTCTTGGAATTTTTTAAATCAGAATGTCTTTTTTAGTGGTACTCGTAAATATATACTTATTGCTCTTATCTTATTGCAGGTAAAAACTCGATCAAATCAATGATTCTCACGGCTTCACTTTTCCCTTTCATGTGCTTCGGGATAGGATTCATCTTGAACACTGTTGCCATATTTTATGGGTCCCTAGCAGCCATTCCCTTTGGCACAATGGTCATTGTTTTTTTCATATGGGCTTTTATTTCTTTTCCCTTGGTACTTCTGGGTACAGTTATCGGAAGAAACTGGAGCGGTGCTCCTAACAATCCATGCCGTGTAAAGACCATTCCTCGACCAATTCCAGAGAAAAAGTGGTATTTAAAACCTTCTGTAGTATCTATGATGGGGGGATTGCTTCCTTTTGGTAGCATTTTCATCGAGATGTATTTTGTTTTCACTTCCTTTTGGAATTACAAGGTAACTTGACTGTTATTCTTTTAAATCAATAATttaattgaaatttttatgcCTGCTCCTTTGACTGCTTATGGGATCAGCTGAAGAATATTGAATTGTAAAACAATTGCACTGTGTGAGCTTAATTAAATTTGAAGCAATATAGAATTGGCATTTCTTAGATGTCTTGCACCTCGTGTTTTTAATAACTTCCAAGACTTGCACCtataatttttattgaattttagtGCTTTGGCCTCAATTTTTGGATTGCATTCTGCTTCTCTTCCGCTCTGGGGCGTGGTAGAGCAGGGTTTGGTCGACGctgggtgtgggggcagtgccccaCACCCAATCAATGGTCCAGATCATTTCATGGGGgggtgaatttttttaaaaaaaaaaaaccaagggccagaaaaattctggcccttggatctgcccctgcaggcactgcctgcagggGCAGGGTCGAATTTTCCGTAGAGCAGGTAGTAATTAGTGTTGTAGAGAAATGGAAATAAAATCAGTTATTTGTACATAATtattaagaaatattttataCCTTATGTGTTGAGTTATTTTAGGATAGCTAATATTCTGTCTCTAAAGTTAGTCCCGTTTAGTCTTGTATATAATGAGGCAATTGTGAAGAAAAAAGATTCGTTGTTTACACAGCTAATACAATGTTTTTGTCTTCATATGTCTTTGATATAATCTTTCCACAATTGTAGTATGGTATAATATCTTAGCAAAATTGATTAGCTGTCTCCAACTACTAAAATACCTTGGAAATCTAAAACTTGAAAATCAAATTTGTGCAAGAGTGATGATCTATTTCTATCCTTATTGAAGTGGATAATGTGGCATCTTCATCCTCATCTTTTTAGAGTTAGCGGGGATAGGGTTGGGGGAGGATTGGATTTTCAGAATCCACTGATGCCTTGGTCATTTTTCTTATGAGAAAAGAACAATGGGATATTTTTTCGAAGGATTGAAAAATATACATTAATGAGTGAAAAGTCAAGTGGAATCGAAGAAAAACACTTGGATCAGCTCAAGTAAATTCCAAAGTGACATGATTCCTGCTGTGTTGTAAAAAATACTGATACTTCGTCTAATATTCAGAGGTTCCTTGTCACAAACTTCATCACGGGTAGTTGATTTTTTCTCATGCTTACTGAAAGCTGTCATATCACTCTATATCTTCCTACTAAATCATCTCCATGTTGCATCTTTTTCACAGGTGTACTATGTCTACGGTTTTATGCTTCTGGTTTTCCTGATTCTTATGATTGTAACCGTCTGTGTGACTATTGTGGGGACATATTTCCTGGTAAATGCTGAGAATTATCATTGGCAGTGGACTTCCTTCT
This region of Primulina eburnea isolate SZY01 chromosome 14, ASM2296580v1, whole genome shotgun sequence genomic DNA includes:
- the LOC140811778 gene encoding transmembrane 9 superfamily member 1-like, which translates into the protein MRSTVRSSISFLTAFLFFISAALASESDHKYQPDDPLVLWVNKVGPYNNPQETYNYYSLPFCHPSGNAAHKWGGLGEVLGGNELIDSRINIKFQKPVDKTTICEIELDEAQATQFKDAIDRNYWFEFFMDDLPLWGYVGEFHSKRKGDNQHTLYTHKSITVKYNKNQIIEVNLTQQNPKPLEVGRTLDMTYSVQWIPTNVSFARRFDVYLDHPFFEHQIHWFSIFNSFMMVMFLTGLVSMILMRTLRNDYAKYAREDDDLETLERDASEESGWKLVHGDVFRTPLSLALLSALVGTGAQLAMLVLLVILFAIVGMLYIGRGTIVTTFIVCYAFTSFISGYVSGGMYSRHGGKNSIKSMILTASLFPFMCFGIGFILNTVAIFYGSLAAIPFGTMVIVFFIWAFISFPLVLLGTVIGRNWSGAPNNPCRVKTIPRPIPEKKWYLKPSVVSMMGGLLPFGSIFIEMYFVFTSFWNYKVYYVYGFMLLVFLILMIVTVCVTIVGTYFLVNAENYHWQWTSFCSAASTAVYVYLYSIYYYSMKTKMSGFFQTSFYFGYTLMFCLGLGILCGAVGYLGSNLFVRRIYRNIKCD